One Aneurinibacillus migulanus genomic region harbors:
- a CDS encoding response regulator transcription factor translates to MATRILIIEDEATIAQLERDYFELNGFLVDLCHTGNEGLQLALNEDYSLIIVDLQLPEMNGFELCSQIRQTKEVPILIVSAKKEEIDKIRAFNLGADDYITKPFSPSELVARAKAHLTRYERLLGKQEPVQKSEIHIRGLVIDKVARRVYVRNQEVIFTTREFNLLEFLASHPNRVFSKNELFERIWGMDSSGDIATITVHVRKLREKIEVDPSNPQYIETVWGAGYRFSV, encoded by the coding sequence ATGGCGACACGCATCCTCATCATTGAAGACGAGGCCACCATCGCTCAGCTGGAGCGGGACTATTTTGAGTTAAATGGCTTTCTTGTTGATTTATGTCATACAGGCAATGAGGGTTTACAGCTTGCCCTTAATGAGGACTACAGTCTCATTATTGTCGATTTGCAGCTTCCCGAAATGAACGGGTTTGAACTGTGCAGTCAAATTAGACAAACCAAGGAAGTTCCTATCCTCATTGTCTCTGCCAAAAAAGAAGAGATTGATAAAATTCGTGCCTTTAATCTCGGCGCCGACGATTACATTACCAAGCCATTCAGCCCTAGCGAGCTAGTTGCAAGAGCCAAGGCACACCTAACGAGATACGAACGGCTTTTGGGAAAACAGGAGCCTGTTCAAAAGTCCGAAATTCATATTCGTGGCTTGGTCATTGACAAAGTTGCCCGCAGAGTTTATGTACGCAATCAAGAAGTGATTTTTACAACTCGCGAATTTAACTTGCTTGAATTTTTGGCAAGCCATCCGAATCGTGTCTTTAGCAAAAATGAATTATTTGAACGAATTTGGGGTATGGATTCCAGTGGGGATATAGCAACCATAACTGTGCACGTCCGTAAGCTGCGGGAAAAGATTGAGGTCGATCCTTCTAACCCGCAGTATATTGAAACCGTCTGGGGTGCCGGGTATCGTTTTTCCGTGTGA
- a CDS encoding S-layer homology domain-containing protein, translated as MNKYSNKLATLMLTAVLGTTSLPFTALHAEAASTSLSVQEIQQAVNKLSQLRVMHGYQDGSMGIQNQITRAELATMVVLTFGLQGKADKLASFTDVNQNAWYYKSAAELVALDIMQTKDGRFDPQGTVTDAEVVQIVSKALNRDAKSVNYWMERFYSDNSNATRGEVAYLLEIAHQAIPSANAKITSVHALNAITLIVTFDAPLTAENEVFAKAKEDFVFNDGLTLTNMPRLKTGSISTYIVPTSVQQPGTTYSLTYKGQKAGTFVGNATKLAMTEARQVANDTFELEALKANGVVDYGYVISAYSAGRGANAFVLDENNSADGKTYQIISSGQAREVTITPAGGQPIVAKYVPFTQSTDGKQEPKFRLPEGQVLTPGVTYTVTSDWAQIANPTFVAKDIPPLEITEAEAISETSITVTLSEDPGDELFSGRSVELTDTEGNKLVATYKYSSRKGAVGVFDLTQAGKLTKGTAYTVTPVGEWAGKSKAELTVE; from the coding sequence TTGAATAAGTATTCTAATAAATTAGCTACCCTGATGCTGACAGCTGTCTTAGGAACGACATCTCTTCCATTTACTGCCCTACACGCAGAGGCTGCTTCAACGTCACTCTCTGTACAAGAAATTCAACAAGCAGTCAATAAACTCTCCCAACTTCGCGTGATGCATGGCTACCAGGACGGCTCCATGGGTATTCAAAACCAAATTACTCGTGCAGAACTGGCAACAATGGTCGTCCTTACTTTTGGTCTACAAGGCAAAGCAGATAAATTGGCGAGCTTCACAGATGTAAACCAAAATGCGTGGTACTACAAGTCCGCTGCTGAACTGGTAGCACTAGATATCATGCAGACGAAAGACGGACGCTTTGATCCGCAAGGAACCGTAACAGACGCCGAAGTAGTACAAATCGTGTCCAAAGCGTTGAATCGTGATGCAAAATCTGTGAATTACTGGATGGAACGTTTTTATTCGGACAATAGCAATGCTACTCGTGGTGAGGTCGCGTACTTGTTGGAAATCGCGCACCAAGCGATCCCTTCAGCAAATGCAAAAATTACGAGTGTTCATGCACTGAATGCAATTACCTTAATCGTAACCTTTGACGCTCCTTTAACAGCGGAAAATGAAGTATTTGCCAAAGCAAAAGAAGACTTTGTATTTAATGACGGGCTTACCTTAACCAACATGCCACGCCTAAAAACGGGCTCGATTTCTACTTATATCGTACCTACATCCGTACAACAGCCAGGTACTACTTACAGCCTGACCTATAAAGGACAAAAAGCAGGTACATTTGTAGGCAACGCAACGAAGCTTGCGATGACAGAGGCAAGGCAGGTTGCGAATGATACATTCGAATTGGAGGCCCTCAAGGCAAATGGAGTCGTAGACTACGGATACGTCATCTCCGCATACAGCGCCGGTCGCGGAGCCAATGCATTCGTGCTGGATGAAAACAACAGCGCAGATGGCAAAACCTATCAGATCATCTCCTCAGGCCAGGCAAGAGAAGTAACGATTACACCAGCAGGCGGACAGCCGATCGTGGCAAAATACGTACCATTCACACAATCAACGGATGGTAAACAAGAACCTAAATTCCGCTTACCAGAAGGTCAGGTGCTGACACCAGGCGTTACGTACACCGTAACCTCTGATTGGGCGCAAATTGCCAACCCGACATTCGTAGCCAAGGATATCCCCCCGCTGGAAATAACCGAAGCTGAAGCGATTAGTGAAACCTCCATCACCGTTACCTTGTCAGAGGACCCGGGAGATGAGCTGTTCTCCGGTCGCAGTGTAGAATTGACTGACACAGAGGGGAATAAACTGGTGGCTACATATAAATATTCCAGCCGCAAAGGCGCAGTAGGCGTGTTTGATCTTACGCAAGCTGGTAAACTGACAAAAGGTACTGCTTATACTGTGACTCCAGTTGGCGAATGGGCTGGCAAATCTAAAGCTGAGCTGACTGTGGAATAG
- a CDS encoding DUF4272 domain-containing protein, with protein MKNCAIYSSNFDLAQVMETIEKLYNKETIWISENKTQVRVISKKWFSKTENTFNIMTSKTHPEEFSTMINGMSNFFRQIPAKNETVHQKLLLKIATLNMVIGIETEKDISDKLYAEILDVARQLDGIVFMGTRELLDYNGKLILDIDGNSEVDDFIVTAHTSFLHSDLKITESGMRRKERSEKILSESNIPVNKSLPVICGDEDAVIRDVDEIARRAIALCIVALKGECHGTNHDLEDTRALITRIINQYNASDFFSPKERLFIENDYPDMEDAVYFSWCYEGYLVMLWALGYVDELEYPSSICNVPAAVAILKEHETYADFIAHAQMRKKDEILDAADLIYRYDWVCVDSRINNRPVPGELDGGVVYERHRALNWLITYMEQEWDQVTTDT; from the coding sequence ATGAAGAACTGTGCTATATACAGTTCTAATTTTGATTTAGCTCAGGTTATGGAGACAATTGAAAAGCTTTATAACAAAGAGACAATATGGATTAGCGAAAATAAGACTCAGGTAAGAGTCATAAGCAAAAAATGGTTTAGTAAAACAGAGAACACGTTTAACATAATGACCAGTAAAACTCACCCGGAAGAATTCTCTACTATGATCAATGGAATGAGTAATTTTTTCAGGCAGATTCCAGCAAAAAATGAAACGGTTCACCAAAAACTTTTACTCAAGATTGCTACGTTGAATATGGTTATTGGCATTGAAACAGAGAAGGATATCTCAGATAAATTGTATGCAGAGATACTGGATGTTGCGAGACAATTGGATGGTATTGTATTCATGGGTACTCGAGAACTCCTGGATTACAATGGTAAGCTGATTCTTGACATAGATGGAAATTCTGAAGTTGATGATTTTATTGTAACTGCTCATACTAGCTTTCTGCATAGTGACTTGAAAATAACTGAATCTGGCATGAGGCGTAAAGAGCGATCTGAAAAAATATTGTCCGAGAGCAATATTCCTGTCAATAAAAGTCTACCGGTTATTTGTGGTGATGAAGATGCAGTAATTAGAGATGTTGATGAAATTGCCAGGCGTGCTATTGCTTTATGCATTGTTGCGCTAAAGGGAGAGTGTCATGGTACCAATCATGATCTAGAAGATACAAGGGCTTTGATTACCCGGATTATCAATCAATATAATGCTTCTGATTTCTTTTCTCCTAAAGAAAGATTGTTTATTGAAAACGATTATCCGGATATGGAGGATGCTGTCTATTTTTCCTGGTGCTATGAAGGATATTTGGTTATGCTATGGGCTCTCGGGTACGTAGACGAATTGGAATATCCAAGCAGCATATGCAATGTGCCAGCGGCAGTAGCGATTTTAAAGGAACATGAAACATATGCTGATTTTATTGCTCATGCTCAAATGAGAAAGAAAGATGAAATTTTAGATGCTGCAGATTTAATTTACAGGTATGATTGGGTGTGTGTGGATAGCCGTATTAATAACAGACCGGTACCAGGGGAATTGGACGGTGGAGTAGTATATGAGCGACACCGTGCATTGAACTGGCTCATTACATATATGGAGCAAGAATGGGATCAGGTCACAACTGATACGTGA
- a CDS encoding GNAT family N-acetyltransferase, which translates to MALLKVKNKIQKFIWKDRVYTMNSRWIEEFPQLETQRFYLRRITLHDAKEIYDYFSNDEVTKYYDLDSFTTIQQAIDLIEHWDMRFKENQGIRWGIAKKEDNKLIGSCGYHNLAKEHHKAEIGYEVAPNYWRKGVITEVLKPILTYGFQQMKFHRIEAFYDPENIASQKSLEKAGFCYEGTLKECFFEKGKFVDAVICSLLSKDYFLNKA; encoded by the coding sequence ATGGCTTTATTAAAAGTTAAAAATAAAATACAGAAATTTATATGGAAGGATAGAGTATATACCATGAATAGTAGATGGATTGAGGAATTTCCGCAACTTGAAACACAACGTTTTTATTTAAGGAGAATTACCTTACATGATGCCAAAGAAATCTATGATTACTTTTCTAACGATGAAGTCACCAAATATTATGATCTTGATAGTTTTACTACTATTCAGCAAGCGATTGATTTAATTGAGCATTGGGATATGAGGTTTAAGGAAAATCAAGGTATAAGATGGGGGATTGCCAAAAAAGAGGATAATAAACTGATTGGTTCGTGCGGTTATCACAATTTGGCTAAAGAGCATCACAAAGCGGAAATTGGTTACGAAGTTGCACCTAATTACTGGAGAAAAGGAGTAATTACAGAGGTTCTTAAACCAATCCTTACTTATGGTTTTCAACAAATGAAATTTCATAGAATAGAAGCATTTTATGACCCGGAGAATATAGCTTCGCAAAAGTCACTTGAAAAAGCAGGTTTCTGTTATGAAGGGACATTGAAGGAATGTTTTTTTGAAAAAGGAAAGTTTGTTGATGCAGTAATATGTTCTCTTTTGAGTAAAGACTATTTTCTTAATAAGGCTTAA
- a CDS encoding ArsR/SmtB family transcription factor has protein sequence MIIEQMDMDEQRIKIFKALADPTRLQIVRTLYYNKKEMSCGEVGEKCEASKSNASYHFRTLREAGLTTVRKDGQTKYIQLNLETFHMYMPGFLDTI, from the coding sequence ATGATTATTGAACAAATGGATATGGATGAACAAAGGATTAAAATCTTTAAGGCTTTGGCGGACCCAACCCGGCTACAAATTGTTCGTACGCTTTATTACAACAAAAAAGAGATGAGTTGTGGAGAGGTAGGTGAAAAATGCGAGGCTTCAAAGTCGAATGCATCTTATCATTTCCGGACACTCAGAGAAGCAGGGCTGACGACGGTTAGAAAAGATGGACAGACAAAGTATATTCAACTAAATCTAGAAACATTCCATATGTATATGCCTGGATTCCTTGACACAATATAA
- a CDS encoding MFS transporter, whose protein sequence is MKKLLVLFFSVMFVIGTDTFLISPLLPLLQEEFHVSTDISGWMVSSYALGYALFALIAGPLSDQWNRKKVMFWGMVAFSVSTFLCGTAQSFWVMNIFRFAAGISAAFVTPQIWASIPILLPKEKILKGMGIATAGLSISQMLGLPIGSYLASAHWSIPFFCIASISLLLSFFILYFFPDTIPTQINREPVSFLKQYTNLLNNSTSQLAFLGYFVFQLGNFAAFSLLGTWLADQYHFTISQIGTVMLFLGLGNTIGSLWGSAIVQRLGKNHAMSTGIFLLITLYIVLPYAPSGTYIKINLMVIFAICGILFPIMMGSLQTLSQTSRGTIAALANTLMYTGTTLGAVLAGFLYGKTHFFILISLFTSLCYLIFVCLFKASGILRSSVK, encoded by the coding sequence ATGAAAAAATTATTGGTTTTATTCTTTTCAGTTATGTTTGTAATTGGAACAGATACCTTCTTAATTTCACCTTTGTTACCGCTTCTTCAAGAAGAATTTCATGTATCAACAGATATATCTGGATGGATGGTAAGTTCTTATGCCTTGGGATATGCTTTATTTGCATTAATCGCTGGCCCATTATCGGATCAGTGGAATCGAAAGAAGGTTATGTTTTGGGGAATGGTTGCTTTTTCTGTTTCTACCTTTTTATGCGGTACAGCGCAAAGCTTTTGGGTGATGAATATCTTTCGATTTGCGGCTGGCATAAGCGCTGCCTTTGTTACACCGCAAATATGGGCTTCAATTCCAATACTTCTTCCAAAAGAAAAGATACTAAAAGGTATGGGGATCGCTACTGCTGGACTTTCCATTTCGCAAATGCTTGGCCTTCCCATTGGAAGTTATTTAGCGTCTGCTCATTGGTCAATACCTTTCTTTTGTATTGCGTCTATTTCTTTACTTTTATCTTTTTTTATTCTATATTTTTTCCCCGATACCATACCAACTCAGATAAACAGAGAGCCAGTTTCATTTCTTAAGCAATACACGAATTTGTTGAACAACAGTACATCTCAGCTTGCTTTCTTAGGTTATTTTGTCTTTCAGTTAGGAAATTTCGCAGCTTTTTCTCTTTTAGGTACATGGCTGGCAGACCAATATCATTTCACTATTTCTCAAATAGGAACAGTTATGCTGTTTTTAGGGCTTGGCAATACCATTGGAAGTTTATGGGGGAGTGCAATCGTTCAGCGGTTAGGAAAAAACCATGCGATGTCGACAGGAATTTTTCTGCTCATTACTTTGTATATTGTGCTCCCTTACGCTCCGAGTGGCACATACATAAAAATAAATTTGATGGTTATTTTTGCAATATGCGGTATTTTGTTTCCTATAATGATGGGCTCGCTTCAAACCTTGTCCCAAACATCTAGAGGAACGATTGCAGCTTTGGCTAACACTCTTATGTATACAGGAACAACCTTAGGGGCCGTGTTAGCAGGATTTTTATATGGGAAGACACACTTTTTTATCCTTATTTCCCTGTTTACTTCTCTCTGTTATCTTATATTTGTTTGTTTATTTAAAGCAAGTGGCATCTTACGTTCAAGCGTGAAGTAG
- the pssA gene encoding CDP-diacylglycerol--serine O-phosphatidyltransferase, translated as MIIIPLGNLVLGLYSILFVLKGEIEYAVLLLLVGLLLDSLDSYTARKLDRKSDLKKELDSLADIISFGVAPAMIMYVAVFHELHTIGVLIASIFPICGALRLAYFRTQSPSKKYVIGLPIGLANGILATFILFGPVFNKGVSMMVILALSYFMISKIKFFRVNGR; from the coding sequence ATGATAATTATTCCATTGGGAAATTTAGTTCTCGGTTTATATTCCATTCTTTTTGTGCTAAAAGGAGAAATTGAATATGCAGTGCTTTTACTTTTAGTTGGATTACTGTTAGATAGTCTGGATAGCTATACAGCAAGAAAGTTAGATAGGAAGAGTGATTTAAAAAAAGAACTGGATTCACTTGCGGATATCATATCATTTGGTGTGGCTCCAGCTATGATTATGTATGTTGCCGTCTTTCATGAGCTGCATACAATAGGGGTGCTAATCGCATCTATTTTTCCGATTTGTGGAGCCTTGCGTCTTGCCTATTTTCGCACACAATCCCCCTCAAAAAAGTACGTTATAGGTCTGCCAATTGGGCTAGCTAATGGAATACTAGCTACTTTTATCCTTTTTGGACCTGTTTTTAATAAAGGCGTATCAATGATGGTTATTCTTGCTTTGTCTTATTTTATGATTAGTAAAATAAAGTTTTTCCGTGTAAATGGTAGATAG
- a CDS encoding DedA family protein, protein MEMAKELISQYGYISIFCLLALGIVGLPIPDEILMTFVGYLASNNVLHYEGAVIASFCGAMSGMVFSYFLGRKIGKPLLNNYGKWIGLTPTRLLKVEGWFHKYGPWTIVFGYFIPGFRHVTCYLSGMSGMGVRKYLLFAGSGALCWCLIFITIGYYIGEI, encoded by the coding sequence ATGGAAATGGCAAAAGAATTAATCTCTCAATATGGATACATCTCTATTTTTTGTTTACTTGCTTTGGGGATTGTTGGATTGCCTATTCCTGATGAAATACTTATGACATTTGTCGGTTATTTAGCCTCTAATAATGTTTTACATTATGAAGGTGCAGTAATAGCCAGCTTTTGTGGAGCTATGTCAGGTATGGTTTTTAGTTATTTTCTTGGGAGAAAAATCGGTAAACCTCTATTAAATAACTATGGGAAATGGATAGGATTGACGCCAACACGACTCCTTAAAGTAGAGGGCTGGTTTCATAAGTATGGTCCGTGGACGATTGTCTTCGGTTATTTTATCCCAGGGTTTCGCCATGTCACTTGTTACTTATCTGGAATGAGTGGGATGGGGGTGCGCAAATATCTTTTATTTGCAGGTTCAGGAGCACTATGTTGGTGCCTAATCTTTATTACTATAGGATATTACATCGGAGAAATATAA
- a CDS encoding GNAT family N-acetyltransferase, with translation MDDPLYEYILPDRSTRLDVLKIFFQNYVTMLYDYSDLYTTSDSLEAVALVFRSKKVNSSPLTKCKDLSAILFTIVKSSKICRYIGIKQFLRGIFILRSMSSAWLSIVGEREYIHLDMLVVQQKYRGQGFVTKVMKPLLDECKKRNIICTLETQNISNIKLYEHYNFKIVDVIKLPNSHLEQYCMVYQLSKSNFLSRNVLDDKASPRSL, from the coding sequence ATGGATGATCCATTATATGAATACATTTTACCTGATCGGTCTACAAGGCTAGACGTACTCAAGATTTTTTTTCAAAATTACGTAACGATGCTCTATGACTATTCTGACTTATACACAACATCAGACAGTTTAGAAGCTGTCGCACTCGTGTTTCGATCAAAGAAGGTCAACTCATCACCGCTAACCAAATGTAAAGACTTGTCAGCTATCTTATTCACTATCGTCAAATCATCTAAAATATGTCGTTATATTGGTATAAAACAATTTTTGCGAGGAATATTTATCTTACGTAGTATGAGTTCTGCATGGTTATCAATAGTAGGGGAACGGGAATATATTCACCTAGATATGCTTGTGGTACAACAAAAGTATCGGGGTCAAGGCTTCGTCACCAAAGTGATGAAACCTCTTTTAGACGAATGTAAGAAGAGAAATATTATTTGTACCTTAGAAACACAGAATATCAGCAACATCAAATTATACGAGCACTATAACTTCAAAATCGTTGATGTGATTAAGTTACCTAACAGTCATTTAGAACAATATTGTATGGTTTATCAGTTATCGAAATCGAATTTTTTATCTAGAAACGTTCTAGATGATAAAGCAAGCCCGCGAAGCCTATAA
- a CDS encoding sulfite exporter TauE/SafE family protein produces the protein MLVYLFSIVLCSNLIIGILLGLTGISGFLLPLIYVGFLHLPLRESLALSFLSFAVSGMIGAYSYWKSKNMDTRLALFLNIGSLPGAFLGVQLNVWIPDNIVKLLLYAFILLAGLSILFKKNQDNHESNISVSRSNLLENKIMVVLIGVITAAICSLTGAGGPILLVPLLASLGVNIRVAVGVSLLNSVIIAIPSIFGYFAHSNMESITQLIIASLIGTTLGIVAGAYYANRVKINYLRIFIALVTILSSIYMLITMFI, from the coding sequence ATGTTAGTTTATTTATTTAGTATTGTATTGTGTTCGAATCTCATCATTGGAATTCTATTAGGATTGACCGGTATATCGGGGTTTCTTCTTCCTCTAATATATGTTGGTTTTTTGCACCTGCCATTAAGGGAATCACTCGCTTTAAGTTTTTTGTCGTTTGCTGTTTCAGGAATGATTGGAGCTTATTCTTACTGGAAGTCTAAAAACATGGATACCAGGTTGGCTCTTTTCCTAAACATAGGCAGCCTACCCGGGGCTTTTTTGGGCGTTCAATTAAATGTTTGGATCCCTGATAATATTGTAAAACTACTGTTATATGCATTTATCCTTTTGGCTGGGCTATCCATTTTATTTAAGAAAAATCAGGACAATCATGAATCAAACATAAGTGTAAGCAGATCGAACCTTTTAGAAAATAAAATCATGGTTGTCCTGATCGGTGTAATAACAGCAGCCATTTGTTCTTTAACAGGAGCTGGAGGGCCAATCTTACTTGTTCCTCTACTTGCCAGTTTGGGCGTGAACATTAGGGTTGCGGTAGGAGTTAGCTTGCTAAATTCTGTGATCATAGCTATCCCATCCATATTCGGATACTTTGCTCACTCGAATATGGAAAGTATTACACAATTGATCATAGCCAGTTTAATTGGGACAACTCTTGGTATTGTAGCAGGTGCTTACTATGCAAACAGGGTTAAAATTAATTACTTACGTATATTTATAGCACTTGTCACCATACTATCTTCCATCTATATGCTCATTACGATGTTTATTTAA
- a CDS encoding fumarylacetoacetate hydrolase family protein, which translates to MEFVRVKRGDQIIEGYKNGNTLVLQNGEKISEEEAEFVAPVKPTKIIAMHLNFPSRTEAFGAKTPRWPSYFMKPLTALSGHRASIARPRGTQYLNYEGEIALVIGKKAKNVSRSEAWNYIAGYSPAIDFGLHDFRTSDAGSMLRVKGQDGFCPIGPSLIHASEVDPHNLTLRTYVNGKVVQEDNTSTLAFPFDLLIADLSRLITLEPGDVILTGTPKNSRPVQPGDVVEVEIEGYPRLQTRIVESEVDFGNFGAQPEDSDDARDTAFEIK; encoded by the coding sequence ATGGAATTTGTACGTGTAAAAAGAGGAGATCAAATCATTGAAGGTTATAAAAATGGGAATACACTTGTTCTGCAAAATGGAGAAAAAATTTCAGAAGAAGAAGCAGAATTTGTAGCACCCGTTAAACCAACTAAAATCATTGCCATGCATCTGAACTTTCCAAGTCGAACTGAAGCATTTGGAGCGAAAACTCCAAGATGGCCTTCTTACTTTATGAAACCTTTAACCGCTCTTTCTGGACACCGTGCATCTATAGCTCGGCCACGCGGTACCCAATACCTTAACTATGAAGGGGAAATCGCGCTCGTTATTGGAAAAAAAGCGAAGAATGTTTCTCGAAGCGAGGCTTGGAATTACATTGCGGGTTATAGCCCTGCCATTGATTTCGGGCTTCATGATTTCCGTACCTCAGATGCCGGATCGATGCTACGTGTTAAAGGACAAGATGGATTCTGCCCAATCGGTCCTTCCCTTATCCACGCGAGTGAGGTTGATCCTCATAATTTAACACTGAGAACCTATGTAAACGGAAAAGTTGTGCAAGAAGATAATACAAGCACGTTAGCTTTCCCATTCGATCTTCTTATCGCGGATTTATCCCGCCTTATCACATTGGAGCCGGGAGATGTCATTCTGACAGGTACGCCTAAAAACTCACGCCCTGTTCAACCAGGTGATGTAGTAGAAGTAGAAATTGAAGGATACCCTCGCCTACAAACAAGAATCGTAGAAAGCGAAGTTGATTTTGGGAATTTTGGGGCTCAACCGGAAGATTCCGATGATGCTCGAGATACTGCTTTTGAAATTAAATAG
- a CDS encoding acetoacetate decarboxylase family protein, translated as MANLKGFSLPLSPEGKANLLPPPPWHYSGDFMTIEYRADPDAVIALLPDELEPADDPGAVNLIFADWQSCSENGREITEPYYSQYKEVMFYVGAKYKGKPVCRCVYIWVDKDYAMLRGLVQGFPKKLGEVWMTRPTTVGKAGMRLEPGGIFAGTLSAGGRRLVDAKVTLKEITQNGPTVSDPPLHNSRHLPGIDGTEPAIYELVTFSGTDKEIGPIWYGDAEITLFDSPFDELKALEPKEMLGSYYHSFGYTFAGGKVLEQHKV; from the coding sequence ATGGCAAATTTAAAAGGTTTCTCTTTACCCCTTTCTCCAGAAGGAAAAGCAAATTTACTTCCTCCTCCACCTTGGCATTATTCCGGTGATTTTATGACTATAGAGTATCGTGCCGATCCAGATGCAGTAATCGCTCTTTTACCTGATGAGTTGGAACCTGCCGATGACCCAGGCGCTGTAAATCTTATTTTTGCTGATTGGCAATCCTGCAGTGAGAATGGGCGAGAAATCACAGAACCTTATTATTCACAATATAAAGAAGTTATGTTTTATGTAGGTGCTAAATATAAAGGAAAGCCGGTTTGTCGCTGCGTGTACATCTGGGTAGACAAAGACTACGCTATGCTACGCGGTTTGGTCCAAGGCTTCCCTAAAAAATTAGGCGAGGTTTGGATGACACGTCCTACTACCGTAGGTAAAGCCGGTATGCGCTTAGAGCCAGGCGGCATTTTTGCTGGTACTCTTTCTGCCGGAGGAAGACGTTTGGTAGATGCAAAAGTAACATTGAAAGAGATTACACAAAACGGCCCAACAGTAAGCGATCCTCCTTTGCATAATAGCCGTCACTTGCCAGGTATAGATGGAACTGAGCCTGCTATCTATGAGCTCGTCACCTTTAGTGGAACAGACAAAGAAATAGGGCCAATCTGGTATGGCGATGCAGAAATTACGCTTTTCGATTCTCCGTTTGACGAATTGAAAGCGCTTGAACCAAAAGAAATGCTGGGTAGTTACTACCATTCTTTCGGCTATACCTTCGCCGGTGGAAAAGTTCTAGAGCAGCATAAAGTCTAG